Proteins from a single region of Hyla sarda isolate aHylSar1 unplaced genomic scaffold, aHylSar1.hap1 scaffold_81, whole genome shotgun sequence:
- the LOC130347136 gene encoding uncharacterized protein LOC130347136: protein MATDLTDLTPHCTEECAKILQNHTRGIYKPMATDLTDLTPPCTEECAKILQNHTRGIYKPMATDLTDLTPPCTEERARILQNHMRAVYKPMATDLTDLTPPCTEECARILQNHTRGIYKPMGTDLTDLTSHCTEECARILQNHTRGIYKQMATDLTPPCTEECARILQNHTRGLYKPMATDLTDLIPPCTEECSRILQNHTRALYKPMATDLTDLIPPCTEECSRILQNHTRGMYKPMATDLTPPCTEECARILWNHTRGMYKPMATDLTDLTVRKSAPESSRTIQEACINQWPQTSHHPVQKSVPESFGTIQEACINQWPQTSLT from the coding sequence ATGGCCACAGACCTCACTGACCTGACACCACACTGTACAGAAGAGTGTGCCAAAATCCTCCAGAACCATACAAGAGGCATTTATAAACCAATGGCCACAGACCTTACTGACCTGACACCACCCTGTACGGAAGAGTGTGCCAAAATCCTCCAGAACCATACAAGAGGCATTTATAAACCAATGGCCACAGACCTCACTGACCTGACACCACCCTGTACAGAAGAGCGCGCCAGAATCCTCCAGAACCATATGAGAGCAGTGTATAAACCAATGGCTACAGACCTCACTGACCTGACACCACCTTGTACAGAAGAGTGCGCCAGAATCCTCCAGAACCATACAAGAGGCATTTATAAACCAATGGGCACAGACCTCACTGACCTGACATCACACTGTACGGAAGAGTGCGCCAGAATCCTCCAGAACCATACaagaggaatttataaacaaatgGCCACTGACCTGACACCACCCTGTACGGAAGAGTGCGCCAGAATCCTCCAGAACCATACAAGAGGCCTGTATAAACCAATGGCTACAGACCTCACTGACCTGATACCACCCTGTACGGAAGAGTGCTCCAGAATCCTCCAGAACCATACAAGAGCCCTGTATAAACCAATGGCTACAGACCTCACTGACCTGATACCACCCTGTACGGAAGAGTGCTCCAGAATCCTCCAGAACCATACAAGAGGCATGTATAAACCAATGGCCACAGACCTCACACCACCCTGTACAGAAGAGTGTGCCAGAATCCTTTGGAACCATACAAGAGGCATGTATAAACCAATGGCCACAGACCTCACTGACCTGACTGTACGGAAGAGTGCTCCAGAATCCTCCAGAACCATACAAGAGGCATGTATAAACCAATGGCCACAGACCTCACACCACCCTGTACAGAAGAGTGTGCCAGAATCCTTTGGAACCATACAAGAGGCATGTATAAACCAATGGCCACAGACCTCACTGACCTGA